A section of the Pedobacter sp. HDW13 genome encodes:
- a CDS encoding endonuclease domain-containing protein — MNSYNKIAACLECGCGISSQVYDYSHDYFGIPLCMPHQKWVKQQELFSTVPAMSLYFALKERGVPAQLEKFDGYKHIDIAIPQAKVNIEVDGGHHNYSDKQALSDLKRTYYSFLKGYLTLRIPNSLVKYHLDETADHITEMLDVNRERVARTKSTFKRF; from the coding sequence ATGAACTCTTACAACAAAATAGCAGCTTGTCTAGAATGTGGTTGCGGAATTAGTTCACAAGTATATGATTACTCTCATGATTACTTTGGTATACCACTTTGTATGCCCCATCAAAAATGGGTTAAACAACAAGAATTATTTAGCACTGTTCCTGCAATGTCTCTATATTTTGCTTTGAAAGAACGTGGTGTGCCTGCTCAATTAGAAAAGTTTGATGGCTACAAGCATATAGATATTGCCATACCACAAGCCAAAGTTAATATTGAAGTTGATGGTGGTCACCATAATTATAGTGATAAACAAGCTCTATCCGATTTGAAACGTACATATTATTCTTTTCTTAAAGGTTACCTTACACTGAGGATTCCTAACTCATTGGTTAAATATCACTTGGATGAAACGGCTGATCATATCACTGAAATGCTGGATGTAAATAGAGAAAGAGTTGCTAGGACTAAATCTACATTTAAACGCTTTTAA
- a CDS encoding trypsin-like peptidase domain-containing protein, which translates to MKDAKSDNFTWASYLIDLRFDDTHLAFGTSFVIIRDTKSYLITNWHNVTGQNPETMEFLTGTICFPNNLNLYLVDKNRYSVGERTTNISWSTLNIRLLDEEDNKLWIEHPVYKQGVDVVAIPIVVPDNLVAFSIDQFVEPHNEDTEVHIGQDIYVLGFPFNNTGGGFFPIWKRASIASEPVIDIGGVPKMFVDTASRSGMSGSPVILKERRAVSIFDDGKLSNNYTKLVGIYSGRIGANDELQAQLGIVWKASVIDEIINQ; encoded by the coding sequence ATGAAAGACGCAAAATCAGACAATTTCACTTGGGCATCTTATCTAATTGATCTTAGATTTGATGACACGCACCTTGCTTTTGGAACTAGTTTTGTAATAATTAGAGATACAAAATCATATCTAATTACTAATTGGCATAATGTGACAGGGCAAAATCCAGAAACAATGGAGTTCTTAACTGGGACAATCTGCTTTCCTAATAATCTTAATCTCTATTTAGTCGATAAAAACAGGTATAGTGTTGGTGAGCGCACAACAAATATTAGCTGGTCTACTTTAAATATTAGATTATTGGATGAAGAAGATAATAAATTGTGGATTGAGCACCCAGTTTATAAACAAGGCGTTGATGTTGTTGCCATACCTATTGTAGTGCCAGATAATCTAGTTGCATTTTCAATAGATCAATTTGTTGAACCCCACAATGAAGACACAGAAGTTCATATAGGGCAAGATATATATGTCTTGGGTTTTCCATTTAACAATACTGGAGGAGGTTTCTTCCCAATTTGGAAAAGGGCATCTATAGCATCTGAACCGGTAATTGATATTGGTGGAGTTCCAAAAATGTTTGTTGATACCGCTTCCCGAAGTGGGATGTCTGGTTCTCCTGTCATTTTAAAGGAAAGGCGCGCAGTCTCAATCTTTGATGATGGAAAGCTAAGTAACAATTATACAAAACTAGTCGGTATATATTCAGGTAGAATTGGAGCTAACGATGAATTGCAAGCACAGCTTGGCATTGTTTGGAAGGCTTCAGTAATTGACGAAATAATCAATCAATAG